A window of the Canis lupus baileyi chromosome 8, mCanLup2.hap1, whole genome shotgun sequence genome harbors these coding sequences:
- the TMEM120A gene encoding transmembrane protein 120A, whose amino-acid sequence MQAPAPGPLGDCLRDWEELQQDFQSIQETHRLYRLKLEELIKLQNSCTGSITRQKKRLQELALVLKKCKPSLQSGAREAAQELENQIKERQGLFFDMEAYLPKKNGLYLSLVLGNVNVTLLSKQAKFAYKDEYEKFKLYLTIILILISFTCRFLLNSRVTDAAFNFLLVWYYCTLTIRESILINNGSRIKGWWVFHHYVSTFLSGVMLTWPDGLMYQKFRNQFLSFSMYQSFVQFLQYYYQSGCLYRLRALGERHTMDLTVEGFQSWMWRGLTFLLPFLFFGHFWQLFNALTLFNLARDPECKEWQVLMCGFPFLLLFLGNFFTTLRVVHQKFHSQRHGSKKE is encoded by the exons ATGCaagccccggccccgggcccgctGGGCGACTGCCTGCGGGACTGGGAGGAGCTGCAGCAGGACTTCCAGAGcatccag GAGACACACCGGCTATACCGCCTGAAGCTGGAAGAGCTGATCAAGCTGCAGAACAGTTGTACTGGCTCCATCACTCGGCAGAAAAAGCGGCTCCAGGAGCTGGCTCTTGTCCTGAAGAA ATGTAAACCCTCCCTTCAATCGGGGGCCAGAGAGGCTGCGCAGGAGCTGGAGAACCAGATCAAGGAGCGCCAGGGCCTGTTCTTCGATATGGAGGCCTATTTGCCCAAGAAGAATGG GTTGTACCTGAGCCTGGTTCTGGGCAATGTCAACGTGACACTCCTGAGCAAGCAGGCTAA GTTCGCCTACAAGGACGAGTATGAGAAGTTCAAGCTCTACCTCAccatcatcctcatcctcatctccTTTACCTGCCGCTTCCTCCTCAACTCCAG GGTGACAGATGCCGCCTTCAACTTCCTGCTGGTCTGGTACTACTGCACGCTGACCATCCGAGAGAGCATCCTCATCAACAATGGCTCCCG GATCAAAGGCTGGTGGGTTTTCCATCATTACGTGTCTACGTTCTTGTCAGGAGTCATGCTGACGTG GCCTGATGGCCTCATGTACCAGAAGTTCCGGAACCAGTTCCTGTCTTTCTCCATGTACCAGA gcttTGTGCAGTTCCTGCAGTATTACTACCAGAGCGGCTGCCTGTACCGCCTGCGGGCCCTGGGCGAGAGGCACACCATGGACCTCACCGTGG AGGGCTTCCAGTCCTGGATGTGGCGCGGTCTCACCTTTTTGctgccctttctcttctttggacAC TTCTGGCAGCTTTTTAATGCGCTGACCCTGTTCAACCTGGCCCGGGACCCTGAGTGCAAGGAGTGGCAG gtgctcatgtgtggcttccccttcctcctcctcttcctcggcAACTTCTTCACCACCCTGCGGGTTGTGCACCAGAAATTCCACAGTCAGCGGCACGGGAGCAAGAAAGAATGA